The proteins below come from a single Caulobacter flavus genomic window:
- a CDS encoding DEAD/DEAH box helicase — MGEDYFTIAPKDVRTVTNQVEAALVAGSPSAAIGEFLASVAEGGAPPPAELPISEQMVEAVRSLAPFAIDSTDTTLEFSEDGAVWDGQGQGKLFLIVRENFEEVEYAPLPLEQDPDDEVPEAPTPVAIPSRLRATLKPHQRHGLDWLAQNVHAKRPGALLADDMGLGKTLQAIAFMAWLQEEAQAGRRSQAPFLIVAPTGLLGTWRDEILKHLDRPCLGPLVPAFGSDLKTLRDEDSFGGRDIETGRAALKAENWREAGVVLTTYETLRDYHFSFARTRFGLIVYDEIQKLKNPTSQMTRAAKALNASFCLGMTGTPVENRLQDLWSIMDVLTPGLLGASRDFERRHPADDGVALAGLKRQLTEGGAGKPAYMLRRLKSEALEGMPTKHIHTASVEMPPVQAAAYRDLVLRAAAAASGGNMGKGSMLSTLAALRGVSLHPLDPRQAPTDLDLYARDSARLGHTLGILDKVAAQREKALIFIEDLAMQERLAGLIQTRFGLPGAPMRINGSVPGPKRQAMVTSFQQNRDRFDVMILSPKAGGVGLTLTSANHVIHLSRWWNPAVEDQATDRVFRIGQGKDVHVHLPLAVHPDPAIREASFDLRLNALIERKRQLTRDLFLPPDPSDSELSDLFREVSLAADIDQGPAVTEVASRAEPIIDLTVERRPILSLPKAIRDTGVRHWRREAGMSRPTDEIVALFAGKDSLIVAI, encoded by the coding sequence GTGGGCGAAGACTACTTCACGATCGCTCCCAAAGATGTTCGCACCGTCACCAATCAAGTTGAGGCGGCCCTGGTCGCGGGCTCTCCCTCAGCGGCCATCGGCGAATTCCTGGCCTCGGTCGCCGAAGGCGGCGCGCCGCCGCCAGCGGAGCTACCTATCAGCGAACAGATGGTCGAGGCCGTCCGGAGCCTGGCTCCCTTCGCGATCGACAGCACGGACACGACGCTCGAGTTTAGCGAGGACGGAGCTGTTTGGGATGGGCAGGGTCAGGGAAAGCTCTTCCTGATCGTTCGGGAGAATTTCGAAGAAGTCGAATACGCGCCGCTCCCGCTCGAGCAAGATCCCGATGATGAAGTGCCGGAGGCGCCCACCCCGGTCGCCATTCCCAGCCGTTTGCGTGCAACGCTAAAGCCCCACCAACGACATGGGTTGGACTGGCTTGCGCAGAACGTCCACGCAAAAAGGCCAGGAGCGCTGCTCGCCGATGACATGGGGCTTGGGAAGACCTTGCAGGCGATCGCCTTCATGGCTTGGCTTCAAGAAGAGGCTCAGGCGGGGCGTCGCTCGCAGGCACCTTTCCTGATCGTAGCTCCAACAGGCCTCCTGGGCACCTGGCGCGATGAGATTCTCAAGCATCTTGATAGGCCTTGTCTGGGGCCCTTGGTCCCGGCCTTCGGGTCAGACCTGAAAACTTTGCGCGACGAGGACAGTTTCGGCGGTCGGGACATCGAGACCGGCCGTGCTGCGCTCAAGGCCGAGAATTGGCGTGAAGCTGGCGTGGTGCTCACTACCTACGAGACCTTGCGCGACTATCATTTTAGCTTCGCGCGTACGCGCTTTGGTTTGATCGTCTATGACGAAATCCAAAAGCTGAAAAATCCGACCAGCCAGATGACGCGCGCAGCCAAGGCGCTGAACGCAAGCTTCTGTTTGGGCATGACCGGCACCCCGGTCGAAAACCGCCTGCAGGATCTGTGGTCCATAATGGACGTGCTGACACCCGGGCTTCTCGGGGCAAGTCGTGATTTCGAGCGACGCCACCCGGCGGATGATGGAGTCGCCTTGGCAGGTCTCAAGCGGCAGCTTACCGAGGGGGGGGCGGGGAAGCCCGCCTACATGCTGCGTCGCCTGAAAAGCGAAGCACTGGAGGGGATGCCCACCAAGCATATCCACACCGCCTCCGTGGAAATGCCGCCAGTCCAAGCCGCCGCATATCGCGATTTGGTTCTGCGTGCCGCAGCTGCGGCGTCGGGCGGAAACATGGGCAAGGGCAGCATGCTGTCCACGCTGGCCGCACTGCGAGGGGTCTCGCTTCATCCGCTCGACCCAAGACAGGCACCGACCGATCTAGACCTCTACGCTCGCGATTCCGCCCGCCTAGGCCATACGCTTGGTATTTTGGACAAGGTGGCTGCTCAACGCGAAAAGGCGCTGATCTTCATCGAGGATCTGGCCATGCAGGAGCGCTTGGCCGGCCTGATCCAGACGCGTTTCGGCCTCCCAGGCGCGCCCATGCGGATCAATGGCTCAGTGCCCGGACCAAAGCGTCAGGCCATGGTCACCAGCTTCCAGCAAAATCGCGATCGCTTCGACGTGATGATCTTGTCGCCCAAGGCGGGTGGGGTGGGTCTGACGCTCACCTCCGCCAATCACGTTATCCATCTATCGCGTTGGTGGAATCCTGCGGTTGAGGATCAGGCTACGGATCGGGTGTTCCGCATCGGCCAGGGCAAGGATGTGCATGTCCATTTGCCGCTCGCCGTGCATCCTGATCCCGCTATTCGCGAAGCTAGCTTCGATCTTCGCCTCAACGCGCTGATCGAGCGAAAGCGCCAGTTGACGCGGGACTTGTTCCTACCGCCCGATCCTAGCGACTCCGAGCTGTCGGATCTGTTCCGTGAGGTTTCTCTGGCCGCGGACATTGATCAAGGTCCGGCGGTGACCGAGGTTGCGTCTCGCGCCGAGCCCATCATTGACCTTACCGTCGAGCGAAGGCCCATCCTAAGCTTGCCTAAGGCGATCAGAGATACGGGCGTTCGCCATTGGCGCCGAGAGGCCGGTATGTCCCGGCCGACCGATGAGATCGTCGCGCTCTTTGCAGGGAAGGATAGCCTTATCGTCGCAATATAG
- a CDS encoding type I restriction-modification enzyme R subunit C-terminal domain-containing protein has product MTARDLSELERIFLQAGVAEPEDLDRVRTEGGLGLFVRSLVGLDREAAKAAFAAFMDGRALSASQIEFLNMVIEHLTERGQMDADLLYESPFTDFDPLGVSGIFSLADQTEVIAILDEVRRRAAA; this is encoded by the coding sequence CTGACGGCTAGGGACCTGTCGGAACTTGAACGTATCTTCCTCCAGGCCGGGGTCGCCGAGCCTGAGGACCTTGATCGCGTTCGAACGGAAGGCGGGCTGGGCCTGTTCGTCCGGTCACTCGTCGGCCTCGACCGCGAGGCGGCCAAGGCGGCCTTCGCCGCTTTCATGGATGGCCGTGCGCTGTCAGCGAGCCAGATCGAATTCCTGAACATGGTCATCGAGCACCTGACCGAGCGGGGCCAGATGGATGCCGACTTGCTCTACGAAAGCCCGTTCACCGACTTCGACCCCCTAGGTGTGTCGGGGATCTTCAGCCTCGCCGATCAGACGGAGGTGATCGCCATCCTCGATGAGGTAAGGCGGCGGGCAGCTGCCTGA
- a CDS encoding recombinase family protein gives MLQAGASNEAVIERKIMRAAQYVRMSTEHQRYSTSNQEDAIAQYAGRRGFEIVRTYADEGKSGLRLDGRQALQQLIADVRAGAADFEAILVYDVSRWGRFQDADESGFYEYVCREAGISVHYCAEQFENDGSLSSTIIKSMKRAMAGEYSRELSVKVFSGQCRLITLGFRQGGPAGFGLRRQLVDEHRTPKAELSRGEHKSLQTDRVVLRPGPPEEIEVVRRLYRMFVLQRRSESEIAALLNAEGLVTDLGRPWTRGVVHQILTNEKYIGNNVYNRVSFKLKAKRVTNDPDMWVRADGAFESIVEPDFFEAAQRIIFDRSRRFTDQQLLEQLSALLSQRGWLSGLVIDEIEGMPSSSTFRHRFGSLLRAYQLVGFSPTRDYRYIETNRALRALHPEVVAGAINNIRAAGASVERDQHTDLLHINSEFTASLVIVRCQLTTAGSLRWKVRLDQGLRPDITIAARMEADNTTVRDYYLLPWIDLGAAPNLKLAPYNHVGLDAYRFDDLDGFVDLTRRTALRAA, from the coding sequence ATGTTGCAGGCAGGTGCGAGCAACGAAGCGGTGATCGAGCGCAAGATCATGCGCGCCGCCCAATATGTGCGCATGAGCACTGAGCATCAGCGCTACAGCACCAGTAATCAGGAAGACGCCATTGCCCAGTACGCTGGCCGGCGCGGCTTCGAGATCGTCCGCACATACGCCGATGAGGGAAAGAGTGGCCTGCGCCTCGATGGCCGCCAAGCGCTCCAGCAGTTGATCGCCGACGTCCGCGCTGGGGCCGCCGACTTTGAGGCAATCCTGGTCTACGACGTCAGCCGCTGGGGCCGTTTTCAGGACGCCGACGAGAGCGGCTTCTATGAGTATGTGTGTCGCGAAGCCGGCATCTCCGTCCACTACTGCGCCGAGCAGTTTGAGAACGACGGCAGCCTCAGCTCCACAATCATAAAAAGCATGAAGCGTGCCATGGCTGGTGAGTATAGCCGCGAGCTCTCGGTCAAGGTCTTCAGCGGCCAATGCCGCCTCATCACCCTAGGCTTTCGGCAAGGCGGCCCCGCAGGCTTCGGCCTGCGCCGCCAGCTGGTCGATGAACACCGCACACCCAAGGCAGAGCTCTCCCGCGGTGAGCACAAGAGTCTGCAGACCGATCGCGTTGTGCTTCGCCCCGGCCCGCCCGAGGAGATCGAGGTCGTGCGGCGTCTGTATCGGATGTTCGTGCTGCAGCGGCGGTCAGAGAGCGAGATCGCCGCGCTGCTGAACGCCGAGGGCCTGGTAACCGATCTCGGCCGGCCGTGGACGCGGGGCGTCGTCCATCAGATCCTGACCAACGAAAAGTACATCGGCAACAACGTCTACAATCGCGTCTCCTTCAAGCTGAAGGCCAAGCGCGTCACTAACGACCCCGACATGTGGGTGCGCGCCGACGGCGCCTTCGAGAGCATCGTCGAGCCCGACTTCTTCGAGGCAGCCCAGCGGATCATTTTTGATCGCAGTCGTCGGTTCACCGATCAACAGCTTCTGGAGCAGCTATCGGCCCTACTCAGCCAGCGTGGCTGGCTCTCGGGCTTGGTGATCGACGAGATCGAGGGCATGCCGTCGAGCTCGACGTTCCGGCATCGTTTCGGCAGCCTACTTCGCGCTTATCAACTGGTCGGGTTCTCGCCAACGCGAGACTATCGATACATCGAGACGAACCGCGCGCTGAGAGCCCTACATCCGGAAGTCGTGGCCGGCGCGATCAACAACATCCGCGCCGCCGGCGCCAGCGTCGAGCGCGACCAGCACACCGACCTTCTGCACATCAACAGCGAGTTCACCGCCTCGCTGGTTATCGTGCGCTGCCAGTTGACGACGGCCGGAAGCCTGCGCTGGAAGGTGCGCCTCGATCAGGGCCTGCGGCCGGACATCACCATCGCGGCCAGGATGGAAGCCGATAATACTACGGTCCGGGACTACTACCTGCTCCCGTGGATCGATCTGGGCGCAGCGCCGAACCTGAAGCTCGCGCCCTACAATCACGTGGGGCTGGACGCCTATCGCTTCGATGATCTCGACGGGTTCGTCGATTTGACCCGGCGCACGGCGCTGCGTGCAGCATGA
- a CDS encoding plasmid partitioning protein RepB C-terminal domain-containing protein, whose product MVPIDAITVINPRVRNRRIFQELVTSIAHLGLKKPITVSQRPGKPRYDLVCGQGRLEAFMALGQAEIPAIIIDASEDDCFVMSLVENLARRQHTPLELVRSIGALRERGYSYQEIAAKVDFSTEYVYAICYLLENGEEKLINAVERGVIPHTIAMEIAKAKEGEVQQALAKAYEEKAIPGNQVLAIRQIIEQRNASGKGLHQRTSPHRGRGQVTSEALIRAYQRETERQRQLVKRASLTQSRLMFVTNALKRLLADDHFVTLMRAEGVGSVPTALAERIGYDRG is encoded by the coding sequence ATGGTGCCGATCGACGCGATCACGGTGATCAACCCTCGGGTCCGCAACCGGCGGATCTTCCAGGAACTGGTCACCAGCATCGCCCATCTCGGTCTCAAAAAGCCCATCACCGTCAGCCAGCGGCCAGGCAAGCCGCGCTACGACCTAGTCTGCGGGCAGGGCCGGCTCGAGGCTTTCATGGCGCTGGGTCAGGCGGAGATCCCGGCGATCATTATCGACGCGAGCGAGGACGACTGCTTCGTCATGAGCTTGGTCGAGAACCTCGCCCGTCGCCAGCACACACCGCTGGAGCTGGTACGCTCGATCGGCGCCCTACGCGAGCGCGGCTATAGCTACCAGGAGATCGCCGCGAAGGTCGATTTCAGCACCGAGTACGTCTACGCGATCTGCTACCTGCTCGAGAACGGCGAGGAAAAGCTGATCAACGCAGTCGAGCGCGGCGTCATCCCCCACACTATTGCGATGGAGATCGCCAAGGCCAAGGAGGGCGAAGTGCAGCAGGCCCTAGCCAAGGCCTATGAGGAAAAGGCGATCCCGGGCAACCAGGTGCTGGCGATCCGCCAGATCATCGAGCAGCGGAACGCCAGCGGCAAAGGCTTGCACCAGCGAACCAGTCCGCATCGTGGCCGCGGACAGGTAACGTCAGAGGCGCTGATCCGCGCCTATCAGCGAGAGACTGAGCGGCAACGCCAGCTCGTCAAGCGCGCCTCGCTGACCCAGAGCAGGCTTATGTTCGTCACGAACGCTCTTAAGCGCCTGCTCGCTGACGACCACTTCGTGACGTTGATGCGGGCCGAGGGCGTCGGCTCGGTTCCGACGGCGTTGGCCGAGCGAATTGGATACGATCGGGGCTGA
- a CDS encoding plasmid partitioning protein RepB C-terminal domain-containing protein yields MQEEVKIAFEKQIVILSLNDILPSKMLPAAVKESAKYRRIAASVGQLGLVEPLVVSRAKGSGPYLLLDGHVRFSALRDQGSTEARCLIASDDEGFTYNKRVNRLATIQEHYMIVRALKRGVSEEKLAKALNVDIGVIRQRRDLLNGISADVAELLKDKPVGTHTFTKLRKMKPIRQLEVAELMASANNYSINYAKALLATTKAADLHRPDDLKKATGLTTEQMARLEREMASVTHDYKELEASYGDDMLLLVIAAGFLERLLSKREVERFLAVRHAEILENFRSIVAAASLDQVQAAA; encoded by the coding sequence ATGCAGGAAGAGGTCAAGATCGCCTTCGAAAAGCAGATCGTGATTTTGTCGCTCAACGACATCCTGCCGTCGAAGATGCTGCCCGCCGCGGTCAAGGAGTCGGCGAAGTATCGCCGGATCGCTGCATCGGTGGGGCAGTTAGGCTTGGTCGAGCCACTCGTCGTTTCCCGTGCGAAGGGGAGTGGGCCATATCTCCTTTTGGACGGTCACGTGCGCTTCAGCGCCCTGCGCGATCAGGGGTCTACGGAAGCTCGCTGCCTGATTGCCTCTGACGACGAGGGCTTCACCTACAACAAGCGCGTCAACCGGCTGGCGACGATCCAAGAGCACTACATGATCGTTCGCGCCCTCAAGCGCGGTGTTTCCGAGGAGAAGTTAGCCAAGGCGCTGAACGTCGACATCGGCGTGATCCGCCAGCGGCGGGACCTGCTGAACGGCATCAGCGCTGACGTCGCCGAGCTGTTGAAGGACAAACCGGTCGGCACCCACACCTTCACCAAGCTGCGCAAGATGAAGCCGATCCGTCAGCTGGAGGTGGCCGAATTGATGGCCTCAGCCAACAACTACAGCATCAACTACGCCAAGGCCTTACTGGCGACCACCAAGGCAGCAGACCTGCATCGCCCCGATGACCTGAAGAAGGCGACTGGGCTGACGACGGAGCAAATGGCACGGCTTGAGCGGGAGATGGCTTCCGTCACCCACGACTACAAGGAACTCGAAGCCTCCTATGGCGACGACATGCTCCTTTTAGTGATTGCGGCCGGCTTCCTGGAGCGCTTGCTTTCCAAGCGGGAAGTCGAACGGTTCTTGGCCGTTCGGCACGCCGAGATACTCGAAAATTTCAGATCGATCGTCGCTGCAGCATCGCTGGACCAAGTCCAGGCCGCAGCGTGA